The proteins below are encoded in one region of Ascochyta rabiei chromosome 9, complete sequence:
- a CDS encoding TATA-binding protein (TBP): MDPSSLTSHPSTAAQAKTFVGPGSLSYPNSGDLTPPTSEKSALPDANNANGVATPAATPDTQNGQVPSGIVPTLQNIVATVNLSARLDLKTIALHARNAEYNPKRFAAVIMRIREPKTTALVFASGKMVVTGAKSEDDSRLASRKYARIIQKLGFNAKFTDFKIQNIVGSCDIKFPIRLEGLASRHHTFSSYEPELFPGLIYRMMKPKIVLLIFVSGKIVLTGAKVREEIYQAFELIYPVLSDFRKS, translated from the exons ATGGATCCTTCTTCTCTCACCTCCCATCCGTCCACCGCCGCTCAGGCCAAGACG TTCGTCGGGCCTGGCTCTCTGTCCTACCCAAACAGCGGAGACCTGACCCCGCCGACGTCCGAGAAGAGTGCGCTGCCTGATGCCAACAATGCCAACGGCGTTGCAACCCCAGCGGCTACCCCCGATACACAGAATGGCCAAGTGCCTTCTGGAATCGTGCCCACCCTCCAGAACATTGTCGCTACAGTCAACCTTTCCGCTCGCCTAGACCTCAAGACCATTGCTTTGCATGCGCGTAATGCCGAGTACAACCCGAAGCGTTTTGCTGCGGTTATCATGCGTATTCGTGAGCCCAAGACAACGGCTCTGGTCTTTGCGAGTGGAAAGATGGTCGTCACTGGTGCCAAGTCTGAGGATGATAGCCGCCTCGCTTCCCGCAAGTATGCGCGGATTATCCAGAAGCTGGGGTTCAACGCAAAGTTCACT GACTTCAAGATTCAGAACATCGTTGGCTCCTGCGATATCAAGTTCCCCATTCGCTTGGAGGGTCTTGCATCTCGCCATCACACTTTCTCGTCCTACGAGCCCGAACTCTTCCCCGGTCTCATCTACCGCATGATGAAGCCCAAGATTGTCTTGCTCATCTTCGTCAGTGGCAAGATCGTCTTGACCGGTGCGAAGGTTCGTGAAGAGATCTACCAGGCTTTCGAGCTCATCTACCCTGTCTTGTCGGACTTCCGCAAGTCCTGA